The following are encoded together in the Xanthobacter autotrophicus Py2 genome:
- a CDS encoding membrane protein involved in aromatic hydrocarbon degradation (PFAM: membrane protein involved in aromatic hydrocarbon degradation~KEGG: rru:Rru_A1313 membrane protein involved in aromatic hydrocarbon degradation), with amino-acid sequence MRDWAVRAARVLVLPMVAGAAGQAHAGGFGLREQSSYYQGTAFAGTAAGGDGLASMFWNPAAISFTPGLSVEGNVTYIAPHASLDVYSATAPITGASLGTTGASDIVGNGVLPTTYISYAWEKWAVGFAVTSPFGLVTDAPCNFSGRYYGCYNRIFDMNVQASVAYKVNEWLTIGGGLNVNYIDAKLTNAQFAGFTSPLNNLYAEVNGDDLGVGFNLGVLFTLAPGTTLGIGYKSSIDQNLSGNLNLSVANITTVNQVAASAGLTLPDQVTASFRSQLTPQWTVLGTVEWTNWSTVQQLVVTSRGIPVSTLDLKWNDGWFFSGGVEYQWDPKLALRAGIAYELTPVPDETRSPRLPDTNRLWLSGGFTYNFTPQFSFDFAYSHIFGENSPINLSASDPANALRGSLVGEVNDGYVDIVSVGLRYKFGAPVTAALITK; translated from the coding sequence ATGCGCGACTGGGCCGTGCGGGCGGCTCGAGTGCTTGTTCTTCCCATGGTCGCCGGGGCGGCCGGGCAGGCGCATGCCGGCGGCTTCGGCCTGCGCGAGCAAAGCTCCTATTACCAGGGCACGGCCTTCGCTGGCACCGCGGCGGGCGGCGACGGCCTCGCCTCCATGTTCTGGAATCCGGCAGCCATCAGCTTCACGCCGGGCCTCAGCGTGGAAGGCAACGTCACCTACATTGCGCCGCACGCGTCCCTCGACGTCTATTCCGCCACCGCCCCCATCACCGGGGCTTCGCTTGGAACGACAGGCGCCAGCGACATCGTGGGCAACGGCGTGCTGCCGACCACGTACATCTCCTATGCCTGGGAAAAATGGGCAGTCGGCTTCGCCGTCACCTCGCCCTTCGGTCTCGTGACCGACGCGCCCTGCAACTTTTCGGGCCGGTATTACGGTTGCTACAATCGCATCTTTGACATGAACGTGCAGGCATCGGTGGCCTACAAGGTCAATGAGTGGCTGACCATCGGCGGCGGGTTGAACGTCAATTACATCGACGCCAAGCTGACCAACGCGCAATTCGCCGGATTTACATCGCCCCTGAACAATCTCTACGCCGAGGTGAACGGCGACGACCTGGGCGTGGGCTTCAATCTTGGCGTATTGTTCACGCTGGCGCCGGGAACGACGCTCGGCATTGGCTACAAGTCCTCGATCGACCAGAATCTCTCGGGCAACCTGAACCTGTCGGTGGCCAACATCACCACGGTCAACCAGGTGGCCGCCAGTGCGGGCCTGACCCTGCCGGACCAGGTGACGGCCTCGTTCCGCTCGCAGCTGACGCCGCAATGGACCGTGCTCGGCACGGTGGAGTGGACCAACTGGTCCACGGTGCAGCAACTGGTGGTGACCTCGCGCGGCATCCCGGTGAGCACGCTGGACCTCAAGTGGAACGACGGCTGGTTCTTCTCCGGCGGCGTCGAATACCAGTGGGATCCCAAGCTCGCGCTGCGCGCCGGCATTGCCTACGAGCTGACCCCGGTGCCGGACGAGACGCGCTCGCCGCGCCTGCCCGATACCAACCGCCTGTGGCTGTCGGGGGGCTTTACCTACAACTTCACCCCGCAATTCTCGTTCGACTTCGCCTACAGCCACATCTTCGGCGAGAACAGCCCCATCAACCTGTCCGCGTCCGATCCTGCGAATGCGCTGCGCGGCTCGCTGGTGGGCGAGGTGAACGATGGCTATGTGGACATCGTCTCGGTGGGCCTGCGCTACAAGTTCGGTGCCCCTGTCACCGCCGCGCTGATCACGAAGTGA
- a CDS encoding putative transcriptional regulator, MerR family (PFAM: regulatory protein MerR; Transcription regulator MerR DNA binding~KEGG: acr:Acry_0004 putative transcriptional regulator, MerR family), whose protein sequence is MASTGKRGAGSALTDTFFTATELARDLSVTPRTIRFYEDKALITPRRAGTMRVYTKRDRARMVLILRGKRLGFSLREIKEYLDLYDMDPTQAEQMRLLLKKVQTRLEMLEDQRLALEESIVELKEIEEQTLSALEQEAAQKKAAG, encoded by the coding sequence GTGGCATCCACAGGCAAGCGCGGCGCCGGAAGCGCCCTGACGGACACGTTCTTCACGGCCACCGAGCTGGCTCGGGACCTGTCCGTGACCCCGCGCACGATCCGATTTTACGAAGACAAGGCCCTCATCACCCCGCGCCGCGCCGGCACCATGCGCGTCTACACCAAGCGTGACCGGGCCCGGATGGTCCTCATCCTGCGCGGCAAGCGACTCGGCTTCTCCCTGCGCGAGATCAAGGAATACCTCGATCTCTACGACATGGACCCGACCCAGGCAGAACAGATGCGCCTGCTCCTCAAGAAGGTGCAGACGCGGCTCGAAATGCTGGAAGACCAGCGCCTTGCGCTTGAGGAAAGCATCGTCGAGCTGAAGGAAATCGAGGAGCAGACCCTGTCCGCCCTCGAACAGGAGGCGGCCCAGAAAAAGGCCGCCGGCTGA